AGATCATTTCCATTCAGGGACTTGAAAGCGGGCTAAAACCCGGCGGGAGCGTGAGTGCTGTCCTGTTTGCGTCCGGCGGTAAGAAACAGACTCTTAACCTATTGTGTCGTATTGATACAGGTGATGAGATGGAATATTATAAAAACGGAGGTATTTTATCTTACGTTTTGCGCCGCTTGGCCGCTTAAAAGAGAGCGCTCTCTTTCTATCGCCGGTTTTTTTACTTATTATGCTCTGGCGTCGTCCTCGTCATAATTATCTATTCGTTAAAACGGGAAGTGATGGTTTGAATGCTTAGGGCATGGTGGCTTTTTGTGTTTGCCGGCACTCTGATGGCCTCTTTATCCGCTTGGGGTGGGCCGGAGAATTCATCGGGGACTGCACCGGTGGTTGTGGAATTATTTACCAGTCAGGGATGTTCTTCCTGCCCGCCTGCCGATGCGATCGCCGAAGAATTAACCAACCGGGATGACGTTCTTGTTCTCTCCCTGCACGTGGATTACTGGGATTATCTGGGTTGGAAAGATACACACGCCAGACCCGCCTATACCAAACGTCAGCGGGATTATAATCGCAATATTTTTGGTCATAATCGGGTTTATACGCCTCAGGTGGTTGTTAACGGCAACAGCCAGTCGGTTGGTAGTCACCGCAGGGGCGTATTGAGAGCCATTGAGCAAGAAAAAAGACGTCCTAAACCGGCCTCTCTTTCTATTACAGATTATCAGGGCGGAGATAGAATTATTGTTGTAGAAGAAAACGAAAATACCAAACCTGCGGGGGCTTCAGAGACGACTCCGGTATGTCATATATGGATGGTGCGTTATCATAATCCGGACCCTGTTACCATTCGGCGGGGTGAAAATGCCGGTAGAATCATGCGCTATGCTCATGTTGTAGAAGACATGCATCATCTTGGCAGTTGGCAGGGTGGAACGGTACATATTCCTGTGAGCGATAAGTCTTTTCTGATTGATAAGGATGCAGGTTATGCGATTATCCTTCAACAAGAAGGCGCTGGCCCCATTGCGGGAGCGCTGGTGCTTCGGAAGCCCGGAAATCTTATTAGCCCTAAATTTTTAAGCCTACGAGGCAGGGGATGGTGATACGATCAGGGCGCTGAGAGGCTGGGTTAAAACGGCGGCCTGTTCAAACGGTAGTTTATAGGCCCATTTGGAAAGTCTGTTATTAATGGTGTGCGCTTCATCGCGCACGGAGTCCGGTGCATCAGGGGAGGCCTGTGCCGATAGGGTAGTCCAGACCGCATTGCCTGCCCCCGTCATGGTTAGGGTGACAATCAGGCCGTCATCCGTGTAAAAAACCGCCTGCCATGCGGTCTCAAAATTAATAGCCTCGCTTGGTAAAACATCATCAAAACGTAAACGGGATATAATGCGCGCAGGTTCATTCAGGAGAGTGCGTCGGGTGGTGGGCTGTTCCTCCCCGGAATAATCAAGATTATAGTCACCGGATATTTTCTCTCGCACAAGCCGGTATTGAGTACCCTCGGAGTCAGCGATCACAATAGTCTCTACCCGTTCCGGAGGTAGGGCAACGAAGGCGGGGTCTAGCCAATCCACAACTTTACTCACAACGGGCAGAGTGCTGGTCACCAGATAACTCTGGTTTTCTCCTGTGCGACGCATATAACGCCGGGCGCCACCGCTATTGGTTTGCACATTGCCCACAAGCACAGAGGCTAACGTATCCGTCTGCCCGTCAATTTGCCCCTCACCGTCAATGCGCACCCGGGCGCCTGTGCCAAAATCTTCCGGCGCACCCAGCCCCAACGCCTTATGCCGTTCAGGATCTGCCGTGCGGGGGGCTATAATTTTGGTTCTTGCCAGCCCCAGCAAGAGGTGCTGCACTAAGCCCCCATCTGCCGGATATCCAAGACGCTCCTCAACCCGCCATGTGCCGGCCTCATCGGCTTTAAGGGTTATATTCCGTGTTCCCCGTATACCTTGTCCAAAGGTAAGAGTTACTTTGCTGGCCAGACTTAAATTTTCGGAAAAACCCGGCAACAAGAGATCTGTACTTCCTTGTTCCGTGTTGAGGAATTGACCACGCTCATTCAGCGCCCACCAGGCACCCAAGGTTACGATAACGGTAAGCACCAACAACAATAAAGTCAGGCGCACAATAGCCTTCATGAAAATTGGACCTTCATGGAGACTGTCTCATACGGCCAACAAGAGTGCCGAGCAAGGTAATGAGAAGCAATCCGAGGGGAATAAGAACAATGTTGGCAAATCGCAACATATTTGACCATCGCTCAATGTTGAGATTAAGACTGTGGCGGGTCATGCGAAGAGCACGCCGGCTGGAAGCCAGTTCTTCTTGCAGGTGGTCTATACTTGTCCACTCGTCGTTATTTGTTGTACTGCCTTGCGCTATCTGTCTTTCTAGCTGGGCTAATTGTTGTGAGAGTTGATCTACTCTTTCTTGAAGGGTTTGCTCTTGCTCTATAAGGCGTTGCCCGGCTTGTCTGCGGAGCTGATCAAATAGGACAAAAGGACGGGCCGCATCATTGCGTCCACGCAAAGAGAGTAGTTCTTGTGCACCGGCAAGATTTTCGAGAACACCCAAAACGAATCTTGCATTATCGGCAAAGGGAACCACCAGCCTGTCACCGGGAAACCGCGGAGATTCTGCCCAGAATCGATCATCAAACAGGTCAGAATCGGCCACTATAATGATATTGGCATCGCTGAGGGTGTACTCACGATGAGCGGACATATCACTCTCCGGCAATCCCTCTGGAAACGCGGATGTTAAAGCTCCCTCAAGGCGGGCGGCCAGAACAAGAGCCTCTCCCGATGGCGTAAATCGGCTTAACAGGGATTCAGGGCGCAAGCCTTGTTTGACGGTGTTCACATCCATAACCATGGAGTCTTTCGTTGTGAATACAAGGGGGCTATAGCGGGTTGAACTTTCGGGACGGGGCCGGAGGTGTCCGGCAATACCCAGATTAAGTCTGTTGATATCCGCCGTAACGGGGTCGTTTTGCGCCATATTTCCATCGGTAAGGCTGAGCCATAAAATATAATCACTGATGTGTTGCCGTGCACTCGAGCCGGTAGCGACCTCCATGGCACGTTGTCTGTCGGTAGCAACCTCGGATCCTTCAAAGATAACCCCCCAATGGTAAAGAAGCTTGGGCAAATCAGAAGATTCCGTATAGCCCTGAATGGGTTTTCCGTCAGGGCCGGCCGTCAGGCTTACTTCGGAGTGAGGGTCAACAAAAACGGCAATGCGGCCTCCACCCAGCGCAAACTGGT
The sequence above is drawn from the Parvularculales bacterium genome and encodes:
- a CDS encoding DUF1223 domain-containing protein, whose product is MLRAWWLFVFAGTLMASLSAWGGPENSSGTAPVVVELFTSQGCSSCPPADAIAEELTNRDDVLVLSLHVDYWDYLGWKDTHARPAYTKRQRDYNRNIFGHNRVYTPQVVVNGNSQSVGSHRRGVLRAIEQEKRRPKPASLSITDYQGGDRIIVVEENENTKPAGASETTPVCHIWMVRYHNPDPVTIRRGENAGRIMRYAHVVEDMHHLGSWQGGTVHIPVSDKSFLIDKDAGYAIILQQEGAGPIAGALVLRKPGNLISPKFLSLRGRGW
- a CDS encoding DUF4340 domain-containing protein; protein product: MKAIVRLTLLLLVLTVIVTLGAWWALNERGQFLNTEQGSTDLLLPGFSENLSLASKVTLTFGQGIRGTRNITLKADEAGTWRVEERLGYPADGGLVQHLLLGLARTKIIAPRTADPERHKALGLGAPEDFGTGARVRIDGEGQIDGQTDTLASVLVGNVQTNSGGARRYMRRTGENQSYLVTSTLPVVSKVVDWLDPAFVALPPERVETIVIADSEGTQYRLVREKISGDYNLDYSGEEQPTTRRTLLNEPARIISRLRFDDVLPSEAINFETAWQAVFYTDDGLIVTLTMTGAGNAVWTTLSAQASPDAPDSVRDEAHTINNRLSKWAYKLPFEQAAVLTQPLSALIVSPSPAS
- a CDS encoding Gldg family protein; its protein translation is MAGRLHGCAEYETDECVMSRPVLRTALSIVALVFLAVLFLTVNVLANATLRGVRLDLTESRLFTLSEGTIEILTHLDEPVSLTLYFSEKQATGYPSLHAWGLQVRDMLEEMALVSNGKLQLEIVDPDPFGPREDEAISYGLRGTPTIENNVIWLGLTGTNLLDNVEIIPFFSEERARWLEYDLTRLLVNLTRPEKPVLGIVTNLPLDTGAGGLPAALRGNAQPFLIYEELIDRFQIEFLEQDFSTVPPSIDVLMLAHPKPLSDKTLYAIDQFALGGGRIAVFVDPHSEVSLTAGPDGKPIQGYTESSDLPKLLYHWGVIFEGSEVATDRQRAMEVATGSSARQHISDYILWLSLTDGNMAQNDPVTADINRLNLGIAGHLRPRPESSTRYSPLVFTTKDSMVMDVNTVKQGLRPESLLSRFTPSGEALVLAARLEGALTSAFPEGLPESDMSAHREYTLSDANIIIVADSDLFDDRFWAESPRFPGDRLVVPFADNARFVLGVLENLAGAQELLSLRGRNDAARPFVLFDQLRRQAGQRLIEQEQTLQERVDQLSQQLAQLERQIAQGSTTNNDEWTSIDHLQEELASSRRALRMTRHSLNLNIERWSNMLRFANIVLIPLGLLLITLLGTLVGRMRQSP